Proteins encoded within one genomic window of Humulus lupulus chromosome 1, drHumLupu1.1, whole genome shotgun sequence:
- the LOC133813918 gene encoding uncharacterized protein LOC133813918 has protein sequence MDAEQGAQQGVAQRAAPLPRVVHDPPVNTAGVAQGGVAANNGQNAVAVADDRDRAIRKYALPLFNELNPSIVRPEIQAAQFELKPVMFQMLQTVGQFSRMPTEDPHLHLRFFIVLSDSFKMPGVTKDALRLKLFPYSLRDRARAWLNSLPSNSVSTWQELAKRFLMKYFPPTKNAKLHNEITSFQQLEEESLYEAWERFKELLRKCPHHGIPHCIQMETFYNGLNAHTRMVVDASANGALLAKSYNEWPTSRLSTGRKVAGIHDVDAITSLAAQVSSTSNMLKTMNMGMNQSMGQPMGTRMGQMESISCVYCCEGHTFHNCPSNPSAVCYMGNQNRNGPYSNSYNPSWRKHPNFSWSNQGAGPSNPSLPPRPNFPPGYPPQAPQQRPQQPTIQSSSLESMLKEYIVKNEAIIQSQAASLRNLENQVGQLANELRNRPHDTLPSDTENRRSMGKEHCKAVTLRSGKELEKDKTEYGHEGEPSSIQINEEFQKDAELPSAQKSASAQDTAGILQHCQPASSISKMPPPFPQRFQKQKLDFQFKKFLDTLKQFHINIPLVEALEKMPNYVKFMKDILTRKRRLGEFETVALTKECSSFLQNKLPPKMKILGVSPFHVPLVILIVAWNYVTWVLV, from the exons ATGGATGCTGAGCAAGGGGCTCAACAGGGAGTCGCCCAGAGGGCTGCTCCTCTACCAAGAGTCGTTCATGATCCACCAGTAAATACAGCAGGAGTTGCTCAAGGGGGAGTAGCAGCCAACAATGGGCAAAATGCAGTTGCTGTGGCTGATGACAGAGATCGGGCTATCAGGAAATATGCTCTCCCCCTCTTCAATGAGCTTAATCCAAGCATCGTCAGACCAGAAATTCAGGCAGCACAGTTTGAATTGAAGCCAGTCATGTTCCAGATGCTTCAAACTGTGGGCCAATTTAGTAGGATGCCAAccgaggatcctcaccttcacctTCGCTTTTTCATTGTACTAAGTGACTCTTTCAAGATGCCCGGAGTGACAAAGGATGCATTGAGACTAAAGTTGTTCCCATACTCCTTGAGAGATAGAGCCAGAGCTTGGTTGAACTCCTTGCCATCTAATTCCGTGAGTACTTGGCAAGAGTTGGCTAAGCGGTTCTTGATGAAGTATTTTCCTCCCACAAAAAATGCCAAGCTTCACAATGAGATTACTTCATTTCAACAACTTGAGGAAGAATCCTTATATGAGGCATGGGAGCGGTTTAAGGAGTTGTTACGCAAATGCCCTCACCATGGCATTCCTCATTGCATCCAAATGGAAACCTTCTATAATGGTCTTAACGCTCATACTAGGATGGTGGTTGATGCTTCAGCGAATGGGGCTCTTCTTGCTAAGTcctataatgag tggcCCACTTCTAGATTGTCTACCGGTAGAAAGGTGGCCGGTATTCATGATGTAGATGCCATCACTTCTTTGGCGGCCCAAGTGTCTTCTACTTCTAATATGCTCAAGACAATGAATATGGGGATGAATCAATCAATGGGACAGCCTATGGGGACACGAATGGGGCAAATGGAGAGCATTTCTTGTGTGTATTGCTGTGAGGGTCATACTTTTCATAACTGTCCCTCTAATCCATCAGCTGTATGTTATATGGGGAACCAAAATAGGAATGGTCCTTATTCTAATTCCTACAACCCATCATGGAGGAAACACCCCAATTTTTCATGGAGTAATCAAGGAGCTGGCCCTAGTAATCCTTCATTGCCTCCAAGACCAAATTTTCCACCGGGTTACCCCCCTCAAGCACCACAACAAAGACCACAACAACCGACAATACAATCTAGCTCTCTTGAGAGCATGCTGAAGGAATATATAGTGAAGAATGAAGCCATAATTCAGAGCCAAGCGGCTTCATTGAGGAACTTAGAAAACCAAGTTGGGCAACTAGCCAATGAGCTTAGAAATAGACCCCACGACACACTGCCAAGTGATACTGAGAATCGAAGGAGTATGGGAAAGGAACATTGTAAAGctgtcactttgaggagtggaaaGGAGTTGGAGAAGGACAAGACCGAGTATGGGCATGAGggtgagccctcttcaatccaaataaatgaggaaTTCCAAAAAGATGCTGAACTTCCTAGTGCACAAAAATCTGCCTCTGCCCAGGATACTGCAGGGATATTGCAGCATTGTCAACCAGCAAGCTCAATTTCAAAGATGCCACCTCCATTTCCTCAACGTTTTCAGAAGCAAAAGTTAGATTTTCAATTCAAGAAGTTTCTAGATACGTTGAAGCAGTTTCATATCAACATCCCACTGGtagaggcacttgagaaaatgcCTAACTATGTAAAATTCATGAAAGATATTCTTACAAGGAAGAGAAGGTTAGGAGAATTTGAGACAGTGGCTCTTACAAAGGAATGTAGCTCATTCTTACAAAACAAGCTGCCACCGAAGATGAAAATCCTGGGAGTTTCACCATTCCATGTACCATTGGTAATTCTTATTGTGGCATGGAATTATGTGACTTGGGTGCTAGTGTAA
- the LOC133813922 gene encoding uncharacterized protein LOC133813922: MSVYRRLGIGEVRPTTVTLQLADRSLAYPDGKIEDVLIKVDKFIFPVDFIVLDYEADREVPIILRRPFLATGRTLIAVQKGELTMRVKNEQVTFNVFKAMRFPNEVEECYVVSLVDSLASKELENNFDDPLERLLMFDSHEEDEDEYLAWLEASSQGLHTRKHFESLELSSRSFAAPKPSVEEPPELELKALPSHLRYAYLGKSSTLPLIVSAELSMEQEEKLLDVLRKFKKVIGWTIADIKGINLSLCMHKIMLENNEKGSIEGQRRLNSIMKEVVKKEIIKWLDARWRIFMDYRKLNKATRKDHFPLPFIDQMLDRLAGREYYCFLEGYSGYNQIAIAPEDQHKKTFTCPYGTFAFRRMPFGLCNAPATFQRCMMAIFTDMVEQFLEVFMDDFSIFGDSYDDCLSNLAKVLQRCEETNLVLNWEKCHFMVKEGIVLGHKISRQGIEVD; encoded by the exons ATGTCTGTGTATAGACGATTGGGGATTGGTGAAGTCCGACCTACCACAGTGACTCTACAACTTGCAGATAGATCTCTTGCTTATCCAGATGGGAAGATTGAGGATGtcttgataaaagttgataagttCATTTTCCCAGTTGATTTCATTGTGTTGGATTATGAGGCAGACAGGGAGGTACCAATCATTCTAAGGAGGCCTTTTCTAGCTACTGGTAGAACTTTGATTGCTGTGCAAAAGGGTGAACTTACTATGAGGGTTAAAAATGAGCAGGTGACTTTCAATGTTTTCAAGGCTATGAGATTTCCAAATGAGGTCGAAGAGTGTTATGTGGTTTCATTGGTAGATTCTTTGGCTTCAAAGGAATTAGAAAACAATTTTGATGATCCTCTAGAGAGACTCTTGATGTTTGATTCACATGAAGAAGATGAGGATGAATACTTGGCTTGGCTAGAAGCTAGCTCACAAGGATTGCATACAAGAAAGCATTTTGAATCTCTGGAGCTCTCTTCAAGGTCTTTCGCAGCCCCTAAACCATCAGTGGAAGAGCCTCCGGAGTTGGAATTAAAAGCTTTACCCTCACACTTAAGATATGCCTATTTGGGTAAGTCTTCCACCTTACCTCTGATTGTTTCAGCTGAGTTAAGTATGGAGCAAGAAGAAAAGTTGCTGGATGTATTGAGGAAGTTCAAGAAGGTCATTGGATGGACCATTGCAGACATAAAAGGAATTAATCTTTCTCTATGCATGCATAAGATTATGTTAGAAAACAATGAAAAAGGGTCTATTGAAGGGCAAAGAAGGCTAAATTCTATCATGAAAGAAGTGGTGAAAAAGGAGATTATCAAGTGGCTCGATGCAA GGTGGCGAATTTTCATGGACTATAGAAAACTGAACAAGGCTACTCGAAAAGATCACTTCCCTCTTCCCttcattgatcagatgttagACAGACTTGCAGGGAGAGAGTACTATTGTTTTCTAGAGGGATACTCTGGTTACAATCAGATAGCAATCGCTCCAGAGGATCAGCACAAGAAAACTTTCACTTGTCCCTATGGTACTTTCGCATTTCGAAGGATGCCTTTTGGTCTATGTAACGCACCTGCCACATTTCAGAGATGTATGATGGCTATTTTCACTGACATGGTGGAGCAGTTCCTAGAGGTATTCATGGATGACTTCTCTATTTTCGGTGATTCATATGACGATTGCTTGAGCAACTTGGCCAAGGTTTTGCAaagatgtgaagaaacaaacCTTGTTcttaattgggagaaatgccattttatggttaaaGAAGGTATTGTTTTGGGCCACAAGATATCAAGGCAAGGAATTGAAGTTGATTGA